The genomic interval CCGACGTACTGCCGGCTCGCCTTGCGCTCCTTCGGGGTCTCCACGGCGAACCAGGAGTCCCGGGCGTCGATCCCCGCCGGGGGGAACTGCGAGACCACCCGGTCGAACAGCATCTTCCCCTGGTCCGAGGCGCGCCGGATCGTAGCGGTGGAGGCGATGACCTTCGGGCTGTCGGCCAGGAGGTCGACCGCCGTCTCGTACAGGCCGGTGAGGGTGCCGAGGGGCCCCGAGATGAGGTGCAGCTCGTCCTGGACGATCAGCTCCGGAGGTGGGGTGCCGTCCGAGCGGTCCCGGTTGAACAGGGCGGCGGTCTGCGGCCGCCACGGCATCGCGGCGAACTTGTCGACGGTGGCGATCACCAGGGTGGGCCGGGCGTCGTAGACGGCCTCGTCCACCAGGTGCACCGGCAGACCGTCGCGGAAGTCGCACCAGTCGTCGGGGCAGCGGACGTGCATCCGCCGGGCCGCCTCGTCGACCTCGTACTGGTACGCGTCGAGCCGGGTGCCGCACCAGGGACAGGCGTGCAGTTGCACGGGGTTGCGCTCCTGGAGCTCCTTCTCCTTGCGCAGCTCGACCAGGCTCTTCTCGGCGTCCGAGAGCCGGTTGGGGGTGGCGGATTGGCCGACCCACATGCCGATGGAGATCGGTTCCGTGCCGAGTGTTGCCTCGTCACCGAGCCTGATCCGCTCCATGGCACAGATCAGGGCGGCAGCACGCTCGAACTGCTGGAGTGTCAGCAAGCGCAGGGTGTAGCGCATGAGGACGGTCACGCCGCCGCCCCGCTCCCGCAGGCGCAGGCGCCGCAGGAACGTGGTGAAGGCGATGAGTCCGAGATACGCCTCCGTCTTGCCACCACCGGTGGGGAACCACAGGAGGTCCGCCACCGCCCGGTCCTCGTGGTTCGGGTCGACCACCCCCTCCAGGCAGAGCAGCACGAACGAGATCTGGAACGGGCGCCACCGCCCGCGTGTCTCGTCGGGTGCTCCCTCGCGTCCGTTCCGCACCCACTCGCCCCGGGCGCGCTGGTGCGCCATGGCCCGGTTGGCGAGGCGGAACGCCCGCATCGCGTCGGTGTCCTCACCGAGCACCCGGATGCCCCGACGCATCCGCGCCAGGGCGGCCCGGCACTGCTCGATCTGCGCCCGCGCCGGCCCCTCGTAGGACGTCCCCCGGAAGGGAACCGTCCCCGCCTCCTGCCGGTCGATCCACTCCCCGTAGTCGGCCATCAGCCGGTTCAGCGCGGCGAGGACCTCGCTCTCCGGTCGGGTCGCCAGGCCGTGCATGGTGAGCGCCGAGTCGTCGATGTCCGGGTTCGAGTCGGTCAGCAGCACCTCGTGGGCCGGCATGAACTGCGTACGTACGGAGGTGATCGCGGCGCGTGTGTGGTTCGGGGCGCCGACGGCCGGCGGTGCCCAGTCCCACTCGGCCGCGCAGCCGTGGCCCATGGCGAAGGTGGGGGCGTGCCGGTGCAGCAGCCGGCTCGTCGCCACTTCCGGGTCTGCGGAGCGGCGGTCGGCGGGGCGCTCCACGAAGGCCGGCGCACCCGAGGGCGTCGTCACGGTGAGACGGGGCTGGTAGAGGCAGTACGCGTCCTGGAGCTCGCGCTCGCCCACCGTGTGAGTGTTGATCAACGTCACGGTGACGGTGACCGTCCCGGCGGCCGGCGGGCGGACGAAGACCCGAACGGCCATTCCCTCGCAGAGGGGCAGCTCGTGCAGCTTCGGCACGGTCACGTCGACGGTCAGCGGTTCCGGGTCCAGGGCCCGCCGGCGCCAGTGCTCCTTCTGGTCCGAGGTGCTGCGGGCCTCGGACCGCTTGGCGGAGGTCGTACGCCCCTGGGCGTCGATCGGCTCGTAGACCGCGGCCTCCGTGCGCACCACGATGCTCGACGCGACCGATGGGTCGACGGCGAAGGTGATCCCCATGGAGGACGGGCGACGGTCGCCGACGGCCGAGGTGCCGAGATCGGGGGCCGAGTCCTCGACGTCCCGGCGTCCCCGCACGAGGGGGGCGTCGTCCAGCCCCTCCGTCTCGGCCTCGTCGTCGTCCAGGGCCTCCTCGGCCTCCGCCGTGGACGGGCGAGGGAACAGCACGCCGATCGGGTAGGCCGTGATCGGCGGATCCTGGGTCAGGACCTCGTCGGGGGCCCCGGGCCCCATGAGGTCCCGGCGGAGCTGATCCACGAGCTCCTCGCGTACGGCGTAGTGCGCGGCGTGCGGGTTCGACGCGTTGCTCATCGGTCGCTCTCCTCGTGTGTGCGCGCGTCGGTCCACCGGTGACGGCCGAGTCCCGACAGTCGGGGAACCATCCAGATCCCGTGCTCGCCGAGACCCGCCCGGGCACCGGACGCGGTGCTGCCCGCCACGCTCTCCAGGCAGTCGACGCGGAAGCCCTCGATGCTCGTGGGCCAGCTGATGTCCCAGGTCTTGTTGATCTTGAGCGATGTGTACAGGTCCTGGCGGAATCTCTCCGAGACCACGGCGATCGGGCGATCCCGGTGGAACACCGTGTAGGGCGGGCTCTCGTCCGGGGCCAGGGGCATCGCATGCTGCGGGCGGAGCTCCAACGCGTCCCCCGGGGCGACGGACGAGGCCAAGTAGTCCTGGAGGGACCCGGCGTCGTGCTCGAAGCCCTCCGTGCCGGGCGGGTGCTCGCGGGAGACGTCCGCGCCCGCGGCCGAGATGCCGTAGCGCTGGTAGGGCTTCCAGCCGCCGACGTAGAGCCGACCGGTGCGCCGGTCCCTGCGGATCAGGGAGGTCTCCGGTGCGTCGAGACGGAACAGGTCGTCCCTGGGGCGCGTCATCGCGACATACAGGGCACGGGCCTCCGCCGCGGGGTCGATGTGGGTGTGCTGCTTGCGCAGCTCGGCCATGGACGTCGGTTCGACCACGATCACCCGGTCGAATTCGAGCCCCTTGGCCCGGTGAACGGTCGACACGACGAGGTCGGCCGGCTCGACGGCGGCCAAGTCGTCGGGGAATCTGCCCTGAGCCACGGACCGCCGGAGCGCGGCGATGTCCAGCAACCCCCGGGGCGCCCCGGCCACGCCGCGCAGCGACCGCCAGATCCTCGCGTGGTTCCCGACCGGGGCGACGGGGCCGGAGCCGAGCAGGTCCAGGAAGCGGTCCTCCGTCAGGGTGGTCGACCCGGTGCCGCGCAGGACCGCGGCCACCCAGGCCGGAACCGGTCGGTCCTGGAGGTCACGAAGGAGCCGATGGGGCACACCGTGTGCGAAGAGCGTCTCCGAGAGCACCAGAGCCTGCCGGTTGTCCCGGCAGAGAATCGCGGACGTGCCCCGGAAGTCCCTCAGGGAGTCGAGCGTGAACGCGTCGTCCACGGCCCCGAACGAGGGGCAGCCGCGCAGGAGGTCGGTCAGGCTCCGGTGGACGTCCTCGCCGGCTTCCTCCGCCGCCGAGGTCTCGGACGGCAGCCGCTGGAGCGTTCCGCCCAAGGGCAGGGCGACACCGGCCTCGGCAGTGCGCGCCCTGAAGTTGGCGGACAGATGGAGCTCCACCAGGTCGTCCGGGTAGGAGGCCCGCAACCAGTCGAAGAAGTAGTTCGTCTCCGCGGCCCGGGCGTCCTCGTCGGAGACCTGGAACCCGTAGATCGCCTGTGCTCCGTCACCGACCACGGTGAAACCGCAGTTGTCCTGGAGCCGGTCGAGAAGCGTCTCCACCATGTCCCGCCGGTCGCCGACCAGGTCCTGGACCTCGTCGATCACGACGTGGGCCGGGGCGCCCTGCGCGCTCTCCTCGACAGCGCCCCGCAGGATCGCCTCCGTGGCCTCGGTGACCCGCTCGTCGAAGCGCAGCACACTCCAGTCCCGGTCGGGCTGTTCGTCGCGCAGGACGGCGTACGCCCAGGAGTCGAAGGTCTGCACCCGGACCCGTCGGGCCTCTCGGGCGTGGAGCGCGATCCGCTCCCGCAGTTCCCGCACCGCCGCCCTGGAAAAGCTGAGCACCAGGATCTCGCGTGCTTCGAGCGCGTCCTCCTCGTCGCCCATGAGCGCGTCGAGCCGGCGGACGAGGGTGTGCGTCTTTCCGGAACCGGCGGCGGCGGTCACCAGGAGCCGGGTGTCCCAGGGCTGGTCGACAACGGCCTGTTGCTCGGTGGTGAGCGGCGGGCTGTCGAGGTAGGCGTCGGTCACTTGGCCCTCCACAGGTGTTCGAACTGGGTGAAGGCGAGGGCCTTGTCATAGTTCGTGATGTTGTCCCGGACGTTGAGGATCAGGCACTCCTCCTTGCCGCCGTTCCCGGGGCCCCGCAGGCCGCGTCCGATCATCTGCTGGTAGACGTTCGGGCTGTACGTCGGGCGACTGATGACGACCGCCCTGGTGGCCGGGGCGTCGAAGCCCTGGGTCAGAACGCCGTAGTTCGTCAGAACCCGTACCCGGCCGCGTTTGAAGGCGTCGATGCTGCGCCGACGCTCGCCCGTCGAAGTGGCCGAGTCGACCGAGGCGGCGGTGATGCCCAGGCCCTTCAGCTTCGCCGAGAGGAACTTGGCATGCGCGACGGACGTGGCGAAGACGAGTACGGGCCAGTCGGCCGGCATGGCGGCGATCTCTTCGAGGATGCGCTTGTTGCGGTCCTGGTCGTCGGCCAGGCGTTGCTCCGCCGCCTTCGACAGGAGACTCATCTGATCGGCGCGTGTCTTCTCGTCCTGCGTCAGCTCGATCGTGCCGCCGGTCAGCTCCCGATGCGTGACCCTCGCCAGCATGCCGAGTTCCTGCAGCTCCGCGTACGGGTCACCGGACAGGAAGACACCGTCGTCCAGCCGGTTGGCGCCGAACCGCTGGACGAGTCGCTGGGTCTCCGCGTCGTTCGTGTTGCGGAACGGGGTGGCGGTGAGACCGAGCAGGTGGCGCTTCGTCTCGTAGGCCGTCAGCCCGAGGTGCGTCAGGATCTCCGTGTACTGCGGCGAGATGGCGACATGGGCCTCGTCGACGATGACCAGGGAGGCGTCACGCAGCCAGGCGTAGGTATCGGTGTGCAGGCAGTTGCGCAGCTTGGCGTCCGTGGCGACGACCAGGTGCGGGCGGTCCGCGACGGGCCCGGTCTCGTTGGTCGTCCACAGCCTGCTGATCGTGAGGGGCTTGTCGGCTCCCACCTTCGACCAGACGAAGCTCCAGCTCTGCACGGCCTGCTCGCACAGCTCCTCCGTCTGGGCGATCCACAGAATGGGCCCGCTCAACTCGCCCGACTGCTTGACCCAGCGGATGACGGCCTCGGCCGCGACCCGGGTCTTGCCCGCACCGGTGGGCAGCGAGAGCATGCCGCGCTGCGGGGTGAAGCGATCGAGCATCGCGAACACCTTGGTCGCCAGCCGCTCCTGGTAGTCGTGCAGGCGTGGGAACTCAGTGGGGCCCGCCACCTCGACCCGGGGCGGCAGCGACGGTGTGCGCGCACCGGCGAAGGAGTCGGGGAAGCCGAACTCGGCGACGAACTTCACGGCCGCGGACGACCCGGTGAAGCCGGAGGGGGCATGGCTCGGGTAGGCGGCTTGCAGATCGCGGGCATGCATCTGCAGCACACCGTCGCCATGGGCGTTGTACGCCAGGCGCGCGATGCGACGCGGGGACGGTTCGCCGCCGTCCGACTCGGGCGGCTCGCTCTCCAACAGGCCCGGGGGAGACCGGCGCGGAGCGCGGTCGCGCCGATGAGCAGCTCCAGCTTCTCCTCTACGCTCTCCGCCTCGCGGACACGCCGCAACGCCGCCTGGAGTTCTTGGTCCGCCTCCTGCCGTTCCTGTGCGGCGAGAACGGCCCGGCAGCCCGGTTCCTTCAACCCCCAGCGCAGTTCGCGGTCGGCCGCGACCAGTGTGGCGAGGCGGTCGAGGGAGGCCGCCACCATGACGGTCGTGCCCTGCACCGCGCTGTCGAGCGGGGTGGTGGTGGAGCCCTGGGGCGTACGCAGAACCTCTTCCAGCTCCGAACAGCGCAGCACCTGCTGGTCGTTCACCGCCGAGCCGAGCCGCTGGCGAAGCGTGGGGAACTCCTCCTTCAGGAGGACGGGCTCACCGGCGGGAACGTGCCGGATCTCTTTGCTGATGACGTCGGTGTAGCGCAGCATCCCCCATGTATCCACCAACAGGTCCGCGTCCTCCGGACCACCGGCCAACAGGGCCGGGATCTGCTCGGCGCGCAGAGCGCGGTACTCGCCCTCGGTCGCTGCGACGGCGATCTCGTTGTCCTCGCGGGTACCCCACTCGGCGCCCACCCGGCAGCGGGTGAGCTGATCCGGGAAGTCCACTTGCAGCCGGGTCAGCATCACGTAGGTGCGTCCGACGAAGACGTCGTCGTCGCTGGCGAGAAGCTGTTCGAGGAGGCGGTTCCACTGCTTGGTCGGGACCTCGTCGATCACGACGGGGAGGTGCAGCTTGCGCGCCTTCTCCGCACTGATGTCGGCGACAGGCAGCACATCCGCGTACGCCCGCAGCTGAGGGCCGACCGCGTCGGAGAGCGGCACGATGCCCTGGGACGTGGACACGCGCCCGTACCGACGCAGCATCCAGCGCAGCGGCGAGTAGATCACCTTGCGGGTCGACGCCTGGACGCCGACCTGAAGGGTCCAGGTGTCGACGACGCTGTCGTCGGGCAGCGCCCTGACGAAGGCCGCACGGCCCTCGGTCGAAAGCACCTCCAAGAGGTGGAGAGGACCGCCCACGGGGGAGCCCTCAAACTTGATCCGAGCGAGGGACGGGCGGGACGCGCCGGCGCTCAAGGTCTTGCAGTAGCTGTCGTACATCGCGGCCCGATACTCCTCGAACCACGACTCGGTGGACGGCCTGTGCCCGTGCGTGGGCCTGTCCCGCATGCCGAACTCACGCAGGACGAGCAGGTCGTCCGAGTGGAAGGACGGGTCCACGGCGACCGACGCGTCCCGGCTGCCGTCACCCGGCACGACCGGGCCCGGCAGCAGGCAGTTCCGCATCCGGTGGAATCGTCCGTCGACGGTGCGCACGAAGAGGGTTCCCGACGGATCGGGCACCCGGGCGGTGACCTCGCCGCTGACCCGACTGCCGCCCGCACTGTGGAACAGCTCCCAGAAGCGGGTCCAGTCCTGGGGCCCGTAGTTCTCGATGCCCTGTTCCAGCACACCGATGAACCGCCCCCGGGGTCCGCCTCGCGGATGCCGATCTCCGTGAGGTCGCCGATGAGGGACTCGTCCTCCGACAGCCGTGGGTCGACGTACGTCGTTCCGTCGCGGAGGCCGTCCTGCACCGTGCGGCGGAAGACCTTGCCCACGACCGGGGCCACCAGCCCGCTCTCCTCGGTCAGCACGATGCGTGCCGTCCGGGCCTCGGCCGCGAAGGGGGAGCCGTCGCGCATCATGGCGGCGAGGATGCGGATCGCGACGGCGGACGCCTCGACCGTCTCCTCCGTCACAAGCGCTTCCAGCCACTCGCGCACGGTGGCGCGGCGCTGCTTCGCCTCCTCCAGGATGTGTCCGACCTTGCCCGCCCGGAATTCGGCGGCCTCGACGGAGGGGTGGATCCAGTTCGACGGCCGCCCGGGGCACTCGCTCCACATCCGGAGCCATTCCTGCTCGAGCGGCACCTTGTTGTGCGGAGCGGGGTGTACGCGGATGTCACGGGGGACGCGCAGCACACCGTCCTGGTCGGGAAGGGACGGGCATTCCGCCGCCAGCTTCCAGATCTGTTCCGTCAGGTACTTGTCCGCCCAGTTCAAGGTCTCCGACTCCTTGCTCCGGCCGGGGAGCAGCGGGAGGTAGGCGGCCGGGTCCTGGGCGGGGGCCAAATGCGGCAGAGAATCCACGACGAGTCGGGCGGCGACGCGAATGATCTCCTGGTTGAACGGACTGGAATCCAGGAGATTCTGTCGGTCCTCGTTCGTCTTCCAGGCCCCGTTGAGCGCCCCCCGCAGAGTCATCGGGTATTTCGTCGGGAAGAAGGACCAGAATTCGCCCCGGCCCCGAGGGGTGCTGAGCACGGTGTCGCCCGTGTACTCGGGGACGGCCCACGCGATGTCGATGGTGCCCCGGTCGTGCATCTCGCCGGCGCTCGCGCGCGCGGCCTCGGACGGCCGGTGGGCGTACGAGAACACCTTCCACGCCGAGGTGGACCGCGGCCGGCCCGTGCGCGTCTCGTGGATGGTGTGCAGAAAGCCGTCGTGGTCGACCGTGATCTCACGGCGGACCGGCGGCATGGACCGGGTGTCCTCCAGGATCACGGTCCCGACGTGGTGGGAGAACAGCTGGAACCTGGCCGGGAACTCGCGGTTCTCCCGGCTCTTGTTCCCGGTGTCGTAGATGTCGTGGCCGAGGCGCTCGGCGGCTCCGGGCAGCAGCGGGAGACGTACCACCGTGGTGGCCCAGTCCAGCAGGGCGTTCAGGACGGGGTCCGCCAGCCGCTCCTTCTCGGCGTCCAGCGGTCGTGCCATGCGCAGCACGGGCGCCTCGAAGTCCTCTTCCGGAGACGAGCCCCGAGCCTTCCTTATCTCCTCGTACGACCATGCCCGGTCGAATCCGAATGCCCCGGAAGTGCTGAAGAACTGGGGCGTGTCCGTGACGGCCAGGATCGATTTCACACCGACGCCGAAGCGGCCGATCTGGCCACCGCGTTTCCTCGAAACGCTCATGCGGAGAATGGTCTCGGCGCCCTCGGGCGTGACGGCTGTGCCCTCGTTCGCGCAGTAGAGGTGCGTCCCGGTCAGGACGACGTGCACCTTCCCGCCCGGTGCCGCGGCGATCTCGTCCGCCGCGTTCTGTACGAGTTCGAACAACTGGCGGTCGCCGTAACCGCCCTGGGTGATCCTCCGCTCGCCGTTGGCATGCTCCAGAATCAGCCCGGGGTCCACGCGATACGTCTCCAGGACGCGCGCCGACTGTTCGAGAATCTTCCTGATGACGGGCGAGGCTCCCGAAGTACCCGTCACGTCGCTGTCGTTCAAAGTGGTCCCGTTTCGTGGCCGTGGGATGGACGTGGGGGGAGCGGAGGCCGGCCGCTGCGGGGGCGCGGCCGGCCGACGAACTCAACGATAGGTGGAGGGACTCCGACGGAACGCCGGATTCAGTCGCGCTCGACGAAGATGACGTACACGTAGGTGCGGGGCACGCGGCGCCGGGACGTGAAGCGGATGTCGGTCCGGTTCCGCGGACGCGTCGTGGTCACCCGGGGGCGGCGGGGCGAGCGGGCGCGGCGCTGACTCGACCGGTCGGGACGCGGGGACTCCGGGGCGGGCTCGCGGGCGCCCTCCGCAGCGTCGCGGAGAGCCCGAAGCCTCTCGATGTAGGCATGCGTCCGACCGATGGACGTCAGGAAGTTGGGCTTCTCCCATTCCTTGAGGGTGTCGTACTGGGCGATGAGGAAGAAGGGGAGCGGACCGAGCATGGGATTGCTCACGGTGTTACCTCGTATTCTTGTGTGTATGGTGCAGGTCGATTTTCCAGATGTTTGCGCACGCTGAATACACACAAGGTGGGGCGAGGTGAATTCGGCGGGTGACGGGGAACTCTTTTACCGGTGGAAGGGAATGCGGATCCCGAGGGATTGGCACAGAATCCAAGCGCATTTCCCGGGTGCGGTCAAGGGGTGTCACCGACCCGTCGAACAAGCGTGTAACCGGACGCGATCGGCGTTCGGGTACGACAAATAAGCGCCTAGTGGAGCGCGCTTTGCTGGAGCCCGGTCGGGGCTGTTGCGGCAACGACAGTACCACGCCTCGCCGAGATCTCGGCAAGCCTTTCGTCGCTCCTCGCGGGTGCTGAAAGCGGTGCATTTCGGACCTGTGGGGCGAATGCCTCCAGGGTCGGGCGAAGCATCTCGATGAGGGAGCTTCCGGTGTATTCGAATCTGTGAGCCCATGAACGTTCCGGCCGCCCTCGACCCTGTGTCAAATTTCGTTATCGCTGATCCGGGCGTGTCAAATTTGGGGTACGGTGACCTCATGGTCACGCGCGTAGCCGAGGAGTGGTGACGTTGGACAGCGGCATGGATTTTGGTCCCTGGCTCGCCCGCCAGTTGAAGCAGGTGGGCATGAGTCAGGCCGACCTCGGCGACCGCATCGGGATGACGCGGGCCGCGGTGTCGGCCTGGATCACCGGAAGGGCGACGCCGCGTCCGGAAACCATCGCGAAGATCGCCGAGGCGATCGGTACGGACCTCGGCACGATCCACACCCGTACCACCGACACCTTGTCCGGCCTGCCCGTCACCTGGTACCACCGCCCCGGATACGCCGACGGCGGCCGAGACTTCGGCAACGCCGCCGCCTTCGCCTTCGAGGCCGACGTCGAGGTGTTGGCGCGCGAGGCGACACAGAACAGCCTGGACGAACGGTTCCGCACCGATCAGCCGGTGCGTGTGCGGTACACGCTGCACGAATTGACCGGAGAGGCTCTGGCCCGCTTCCGTGAGGAGATCCGCTGGGACGAACTCCTGCCCCACTACCAGGCAGCGGCTTCGCAGGAGCAAAAGGTCGGTCGGGTGATCGCCGCCGGTCTGCGCGACATGTACGAGCGCGACCGCCTCGTGCTCCTGCGCGTGGACGACTACAACGCCTCGGGTCTGACGGGCGACGACTACGAGACCGGACGCTTCGCCGCCGTGGTGCGTCGACAACTCGACAGCCATAAGTCGGGGAGCGGCGCGGGCGGGTCGTACGGTCTCGGGAAGGCGACGCTGTGGGCGACGAGCCGTCTCGGTCTCGTCCTCATCAACTCCACCCTCTCCGAACCTCACGAGGGACGCACGGAGCGCCGTCTTATCGGCCGGCTGGACCTTCCCTGGCGCGAAGTGAACGGCCGTCCCTGCGCCGGTCCGGCCTGGTTCGGCCGCCCGGATCCGGACGCGAACAGCACCGACGTCGCCCGTTCCTGGTGGGCGGACGAGGAGAAGGTCGAGCGGTTGCACCTCACGCGGGAGAGCGACGAGCCGGGCACGTCGTTCCTGATCGTCGGCGCCCACGACGTGGCCAGCCTGGTGGATCCCGATGCCGAGAAGAACGGTGTCGAGGACGACGACAGCGTGCACCGTATGCACAAGCGTCTCGTCCAGGCGCTGGGTCGCAACTTCTGGGCGGCCATGACCGTGGGCGAGACGCGTCGCCCCCTGCTGGAGGCGTCCGTCAGGACGCTTCGCAACGGTGCCGAGATCATCGCGGAGGAACGGGTCGATCCCCGCACGGAGCAGCCGGCACGCACCCGCGCGCTGCAGGCGTTCCTGGACGGTACGACCGTGGAGCGCCTGACCGAGTTCGGCCAGGTGGCCATGGCGACCGTGCCGTTCGATGTGCCCGCCGGCTCCGGCGGGCGGGAGAAGGCCGAACATCGGGCCGTCGTCCTCGTCACGGAGGCCGACGACGTCGGCAAGCCGAACCATGTGGTCACGATGCGCGGCAACCGCATGACCGTGAGGACCGCCCGGGTGGGAGACCTCTCCGTCGGGACGAACCCCTTCCACGCCGTACTGCTCGCGGGTCACGCCGCCGGGGAGGAGACCCCCGGCGCCGCCGAGGCCGAAGCCTTTCTCCGCGCGTCCGAGCCGCCCGAGCACAACAAATGGGGCCAGACGGAGGAGCTGCGGATGCTGTACTCGCCGTCCGCCTACCGCCGGATCGCCAAACTCACCACCGACACCAACAGGGCGGTACGAGAACTCGTGGCCGTGCCCCGGGCGAAACGGTCGGGAGGGTCCGAACGCCTCCGCAAAAAGCTGACGTTGGGCGGGAAGCGTGCACCGCGGCCCGCCGGTCCGACCGCGTCGCCGACGCTGGAGGAGCTGGACGCCTTCGTCGACGAGAACGGCGCATGGAGCGTCACCGGGGAGGTGAGGATCCCCGCCGGTGCGGACGGCGCGCGACCGAGCCCCGTGGCGAAGCTCGACGTGCGTTCCGGCCCCCGTCCGGTGCTGGGATGGTCCCAACTTGTCGGCGTTCACAACTGTGAAGTGGTGGACGGATCGCTGCACTTCGCACCGGGTGCCCGCAAGGCCACGTTCAGGGCCACGACCGACGTCTCGACGCACCCGGTGAAGGCCGTGTTCACCGGCCTCATCGTCGAACTGGGAACCGACAAGGGGGCCAGGCATGAGGGGCTATCCGTACAAGAGGCTTCCCGGCACGGTGACGCTCAGGGTGACCGCCGTGGAGCTGCGGGGCCCCGGCGATGCCCGGGAACCGCTCGACACCAAGACGTTCTCCACCATCGAGCAGGTCGTGGCCCTGGGGCTGGCCGAGCGGGACGACTGGGAGAAGGCCCGGTTGACGCTCACGGCCGTCGTCCCCGGGCGTGCCACCGACCCCGATGGGCCGTGGTCCGACGTAACGGTCGCGGTCGTGCTCACCGAGGGCGCCACCAACGCGCGGACCACCGTGTGCCTGGAACCCCGCGCCGAGGGCGGCCGCGAGTGGGCCGGCCATCTCGACCTCTGGCGGGCGGACCACTTCGACCGCGCGACGATGACCGTCCATGTGATCGCCACGGTCGACGGGGTGCGGGGCCGCATGATCGCCGCATCG from Streptomyces drozdowiczii carries:
- a CDS encoding helicase-related protein — its product is MSNASNPHAAHYAVREELVDQLRRDLMGPGAPDEVLTQDPPITAYPIGVLFPRPSTAEAEEALDDDEAETEGLDDAPLVRGRRDVEDSAPDLGTSAVGDRRPSSMGITFAVDPSVASSIVVRTEAAVYEPIDAQGRTTSAKRSEARSTSDQKEHWRRRALDPEPLTVDVTVPKLHELPLCEGMAVRVFVRPPAAGTVTVTVTLINTHTVGERELQDAYCLYQPRLTVTTPSGAPAFVERPADRRSADPEVATSRLLHRHAPTFAMGHGCAAEWDWAPPAVGAPNHTRAAITSVRTQFMPAHEVLLTDSNPDIDDSALTMHGLATRPESEVLAALNRLMADYGEWIDRQEAGTVPFRGTSYEGPARAQIEQCRAALARMRRGIRVLGEDTDAMRAFRLANRAMAHQRARGEWVRNGREGAPDETRGRWRPFQISFVLLCLEGVVDPNHEDRAVADLLWFPTGGGKTEAYLGLIAFTTFLRRLRLRERGGGVTVLMRYTLRLLTLQQFERAAALICAMERIRLGDEATLGTEPISIGMWVGQSATPNRLSDAEKSLVELRKEKELQERNPVQLHACPWCGTRLDAYQYEVDEAARRMHVRCPDDWCDFRDGLPVHLVDEAVYDARPTLVIATVDKFAAMPWRPQTAALFNRDRSDGTPPPELIVQDELHLISGPLGTLTGLYETAVDLLADSPKVIASTATIRRASDQGKMLFDRVVSQFPPAGIDARDSWFAVETPKERKASRQYVGLLTPSTSQSTLLVRSYANLLHRAALADADDGVRDAYWTLVGYFNSLRLLAAAELQVHDDVDAYLEYLASREDRPRRKVLEQTELTSRANSSEIPKRLKQLEQRLPHPDTVDVLLATNMISVGVDVDRLGLMAVMGQPQTTAEYIQATSRVGRRHPGLVAVMLNSARSRDRSHYESFQHFHSALYREVESTSVTPFSSRARDRGLHAVVVALARILIPAAAPNDGAGRIREFRAELEEVVRTALLARVQSVAPDEYRATADAFDEFVDDWEGAAEANGGLLYEPQRGNRTPSLLTAFDSADEDAWPTLWSLRDVDAESALFMEASR
- a CDS encoding UvrD-helicase domain-containing protein, whose amino-acid sequence is MTDAYLDSPPLTTEQQAVVDQPWDTRLLVTAAAGSGKTHTLVRRLDALMGDEEDALEAREILVLSFSRAAVRELRERIALHAREARRVRVQTFDSWAYAVLRDEQPDRDWSVLRFDERVTEATEAILRGAVEESAQGAPAHVVIDEVQDLVGDRRDMVETLLDRLQDNCGFTVVGDGAQAIYGFQVSDEDARAAETNYFFDWLRASYPDDLVELHLSANFRARTAEAGVALPLGGTLQRLPSETSAAEEAGEDVHRSLTDLLRGCPSFGAVDDAFTLDSLRDFRGTSAILCRDNRQALVLSETLFAHGVPHRLLRDLQDRPVPAWVAAVLRGTGSTTLTEDRFLDLLGSGPVAPVGNHARIWRSLRGVAGAPRGLLDIAALRRSVAQGRFPDDLAAVEPADLVVSTVHRAKGLEFDRVIVVEPTSMAELRKQHTHIDPAAEARALYVAMTRPRDDLFRLDAPETSLIRRDRRTGRLYVGGWKPYQRYGISAAGADVSREHPPGTEGFEHDAGSLQDYLASSVAPGDALELRPQHAMPLAPDESPPYTVFHRDRPIAVVSERFRQDLYTSLKINKTWDISWPTSIEGFRVDCLESVAGSTASGARAGLGEHGIWMVPRLSGLGRHRWTDARTHEESDR